The following proteins are co-located in the Anomalospiza imberbis isolate Cuckoo-Finch-1a 21T00152 chromosome 1, ASM3175350v1, whole genome shotgun sequence genome:
- the STX17 gene encoding syntaxin-17 isoform X2, whose product MSEDEEKVKLRRIEPAIQKFIKVAIPTDLERLRKHQINIEKYQRCRLWDRLHEEHINAGRTVQLRANMREMEKLCLRVRQEDIPVLQRMINPIKEEASIAIKDFLQLHSESAEELKRQLKGQEDASLTRSATLGQETLYNTEVKDGSQSLIQIYSRLPEIPQEENAAESWENLEGDLVELSQLVTEFSLLVCSQQEKIDRIEDHVNSAAANVEEGTKNLGKAAKYKLAALPVAGAVIGGVVGGPIGLLAGFKVAGIAAALGGGILGFTGGKLIQRKKQKMIEQVSSSCPELSHQSAKKSS is encoded by the exons ATGTCTGAAGATGAGGAAAAAGTTAAACTCCGCCGAATCGAACCTGCAATTCAGAAATTCATTAAAGTGGCAATTCCAACAGATTTGGAAAGGTTAAGAAAACATCAAATAAATATTGAGAAG tATCAGAGATGCAGGCTCTGGGACAGATTGCACGAAGAGCACATCAACGCAGGACGAACGGTTCAG CTCCGTGCCAATATGAGAGAGATGGAGAAGCTCTGTTTGCGAGTCCGGCAGGAAGACATCCCAGTTCTGCAGAGAATGATAAATCCCATTAAAGAGGAAGCTTCAATTGCCATTAAGGACTTCCTGCAGCTGCATTCCGAATCTGCAGAAGAACTTAAAAGGCAACTCAAAGGACAAGAGGATGCCTCTTTAACCAGATCTGCAACTCTAGGACAAG AAACTTTATACAACACAGAAGTGAAGGATGGCTCCCAAAGTTTGATCCAAATCTACTCCCGCCTTCCGGAAATACCTCAAGAAGAAAATGCAGCTGAGTCCTGGGAAAATTTAGAAGGG gaCTTGGTTGAGCTCAGCCAGTTGGTGACTGAGTTTTCTCTCTTAGTCTGT TCCCAGCAGGAGAAGATTGACAGGATTGAAGACCATGTCAACAGTGCTGCTGCGAATGTTGAAGAGGGAACCAAAAACTTGGGGAAG gcTGCAAAATACaagctggcagctctgcctgtaGCAGGTGCAGTCATTGGTGGAGTGGTGGGGGGTCCTATTGGTCTCCTTGCAGGCTTCAAAGTAGCAGGAATTGCAGCTGCACTTGGTGGTGGGATTTTGGGCTTCACAGGTGGAAAATtgatacaaagaaaaaaacaaaaaatgataGAGCAGGTCTCTTCCAGCTGTCCAGAACTTTCTCACCAAAGTGCCAAAAAATCCAGCTGA
- the STX17 gene encoding syntaxin-17 isoform X1, producing MSEDEEKVKLRRIEPAIQKFIKVAIPTDLERLRKHQINIEKYQRCRLWDRLHEEHINAGRTVQQLRANMREMEKLCLRVRQEDIPVLQRMINPIKEEASIAIKDFLQLHSESAEELKRQLKGQEDASLTRSATLGQETLYNTEVKDGSQSLIQIYSRLPEIPQEENAAESWENLEGDLVELSQLVTEFSLLVCSQQEKIDRIEDHVNSAAANVEEGTKNLGKAAKYKLAALPVAGAVIGGVVGGPIGLLAGFKVAGIAAALGGGILGFTGGKLIQRKKQKMIEQVSSSCPELSHQSAKKSS from the exons ATGTCTGAAGATGAGGAAAAAGTTAAACTCCGCCGAATCGAACCTGCAATTCAGAAATTCATTAAAGTGGCAATTCCAACAGATTTGGAAAGGTTAAGAAAACATCAAATAAATATTGAGAAG tATCAGAGATGCAGGCTCTGGGACAGATTGCACGAAGAGCACATCAACGCAGGACGAACGGTTCAG CAGCTCCGTGCCAATATGAGAGAGATGGAGAAGCTCTGTTTGCGAGTCCGGCAGGAAGACATCCCAGTTCTGCAGAGAATGATAAATCCCATTAAAGAGGAAGCTTCAATTGCCATTAAGGACTTCCTGCAGCTGCATTCCGAATCTGCAGAAGAACTTAAAAGGCAACTCAAAGGACAAGAGGATGCCTCTTTAACCAGATCTGCAACTCTAGGACAAG AAACTTTATACAACACAGAAGTGAAGGATGGCTCCCAAAGTTTGATCCAAATCTACTCCCGCCTTCCGGAAATACCTCAAGAAGAAAATGCAGCTGAGTCCTGGGAAAATTTAGAAGGG gaCTTGGTTGAGCTCAGCCAGTTGGTGACTGAGTTTTCTCTCTTAGTCTGT TCCCAGCAGGAGAAGATTGACAGGATTGAAGACCATGTCAACAGTGCTGCTGCGAATGTTGAAGAGGGAACCAAAAACTTGGGGAAG gcTGCAAAATACaagctggcagctctgcctgtaGCAGGTGCAGTCATTGGTGGAGTGGTGGGGGGTCCTATTGGTCTCCTTGCAGGCTTCAAAGTAGCAGGAATTGCAGCTGCACTTGGTGGTGGGATTTTGGGCTTCACAGGTGGAAAATtgatacaaagaaaaaaacaaaaaatgataGAGCAGGTCTCTTCCAGCTGTCCAGAACTTTCTCACCAAAGTGCCAAAAAATCCAGCTGA